A stretch of Bombina bombina isolate aBomBom1 chromosome 2, aBomBom1.pri, whole genome shotgun sequence DNA encodes these proteins:
- the LOC128647124 gene encoding uncharacterized protein LOC128647124 has translation MLDVCVNIYLDDILIYLESLEQYIKHVTTVLTRLRENQLYAKPEKCIFHTQDISFLGYRITAEGINMEDTKITSITSWPQPTTVKELQSFLGFSNFYCKFIKNFSSIVKPLTRLTGKATAFVWTPEAQRAFESLKVSFTTAPILHFPDTTLQYILEVDASEYTIAAILSQ, from the coding sequence ATGTTGGATGTATGTGTAAAcatttacttggatgacatcctcatctacTTGGAATCCCTTGaacaatatataaaacatgtaaCCACAGTATTAACCAGGCTAAGAGAGAACCAACTCTATGCTAAACCAGAAAAGTGTATATTCCATACACAGGATATATCCTTCCTTGGTTACAGGATTACGGCAGAAGGTATCAATATGGAAGACACCAAGATAACCTCTATCACCAGTTGGCCACAACCAACCACTGTAAAAGAACTTCAGAGTTTCCttggattttcaaatttttattgcaaatttattaaaaacttctcttcTATAGTAAAACCTCTCACAAGACTCACAGGGAAGGCTACAGCTTTCGTTTGGACACCAGAAGCACAACGAGCATTTGAATCACTTAAGGTGAGTTTTACAACCGCACCGATTCTCCATTTCCCAGACACAACTTTACAgtacatccttgaagtggatgcgtCTGAGTACACGATAGCAGCTATTTTATCACAATGA